In Chryseobacterium gleum, a single genomic region encodes these proteins:
- a CDS encoding CinA family nicotinamide mononucleotide deamidase-related protein, with translation MEKAVLITIGDEILSGNTVDTNSNFIASELKNIGIKVIQILTISDEIDTIKNALNNAFEIGDLVITTGGLGPTRDDKTKKALAEYFDDEIALDEVTFNHLKGYMERRGRADILERNREQAFVPTKSIVFQNHYGTAPCMMMEQDGKLCYSLPGVPYEVKPLIKDQIIPYLQKRFRLHYIHTRIVSVVGIPESILADKIENWELALPENIALSYLPVGTRVKLRLTASGDNEELLKQQTEEEIQKLLPLVEGHVIAVSEDKIEKILAEMLTERNLTISTAESCTGGELAKMITSVSGSSKYFLGGMVAYATEKKIKILNISKDTVEQFTVVSEQVAQEMAKGCQQLFDTHISLSTTGVAGPGKGEDGKDVGTVYYTIRIHDQEVTSKLYMPHLERVDFMNFVSQKVIQDLVSLLINS, from the coding sequence ATGGAAAAAGCTGTTCTGATTACTATCGGTGATGAAATCCTTTCCGGAAATACGGTAGATACCAATTCTAATTTTATTGCCTCGGAACTTAAAAATATAGGAATAAAAGTTATTCAGATTCTTACGATCTCAGACGAAATTGATACGATTAAAAATGCATTGAATAACGCCTTTGAAATTGGCGATTTAGTCATTACAACAGGAGGACTTGGGCCAACCCGGGATGATAAAACCAAAAAAGCATTGGCTGAATATTTCGATGATGAAATTGCGCTGGATGAGGTGACATTCAACCATTTGAAAGGCTATATGGAACGTCGCGGAAGAGCAGATATTCTTGAAAGAAACCGCGAACAGGCTTTTGTTCCGACTAAATCCATCGTTTTTCAGAACCATTACGGTACGGCTCCATGTATGATGATGGAACAGGACGGGAAATTGTGCTACAGCCTTCCGGGAGTTCCTTACGAGGTAAAACCGCTTATAAAGGATCAGATTATTCCTTATCTGCAGAAAAGATTCAGGCTTCATTATATCCATACCCGGATTGTTTCTGTGGTCGGAATTCCTGAAAGTATTCTTGCTGATAAAATTGAAAACTGGGAGCTGGCACTTCCGGAAAATATTGCGTTGTCTTATCTTCCGGTTGGTACCCGCGTAAAGCTTCGTCTGACAGCTTCAGGTGATAATGAAGAGCTGCTGAAACAACAGACAGAAGAAGAAATCCAGAAATTGCTTCCTTTGGTAGAAGGACACGTCATTGCAGTATCTGAGGATAAGATTGAAAAAATCCTGGCAGAAATGCTTACCGAAAGAAATCTGACAATTTCTACTGCAGAAAGCTGTACAGGAGGAGAGCTGGCAAAAATGATCACCTCAGTTTCCGGTAGTTCAAAATATTTCCTTGGAGGAATGGTTGCCTATGCTACGGAGAAAAAGATTAAAATTTTAAATATTTCCAAAGATACTGTAGAACAGTTTACCGTGGTGAGCGAACAGGTAGCACAGGAAATGGCCAAAGGCTGTCAGCAATTATTCGATACTCATATTTCCCTTTCTACGACAGGTGTTGCAGGTCCGGGAAAAGGAGAAGACGGTAAAGATGTTGGAACGGTTTACTACACGATCAGAATTCATGATCAGGAGGTAACCTCAAAATTATACATGCCCCATCTGGAAAGAGTAGACTTTATGAATTTTGTTTCCCAAAAGGTGATTCAGGATTTGGTAAGCCTTCTTATAAACAGCTAG
- a CDS encoding LytR/AlgR family response regulator transcription factor codes for MKIKAVIVDDELIAREVLRSYLTKYCPQVEILGEAENIKEAVPLITEKQPQLVFLDVEMPFGNAFDVLEATKEVPYETIFITAFSQYSLQALNKSASYYILKPIDIQELILAVNKVAESLEKKEELNRNKILLENLKLKPEKQQLILPTLQGFDVVKTEDIVRLQADGNFTQVFLKDGSKKMVCRFLKHFDDLLENPFVRVHRSHIINTTFVKSYHKSGTVMLSDDTEIEVSGSFKDNFLKVFS; via the coding sequence ATGAAAATAAAAGCTGTCATTGTAGATGATGAACTCATAGCAAGAGAAGTTTTGCGAAGCTATCTTACCAAATACTGCCCGCAGGTGGAAATTTTGGGCGAAGCTGAAAATATCAAAGAAGCAGTTCCATTAATTACCGAAAAACAGCCTCAACTGGTCTTTCTGGATGTAGAAATGCCTTTTGGGAATGCTTTTGATGTTCTGGAAGCTACCAAAGAAGTTCCCTACGAAACCATTTTCATCACCGCTTTTTCACAATATTCTTTGCAGGCTCTAAACAAATCGGCAAGTTATTATATTTTAAAACCCATAGATATTCAGGAATTGATTCTTGCAGTTAATAAAGTCGCGGAAAGTCTTGAGAAAAAAGAAGAACTCAACCGGAATAAAATCCTTCTTGAAAATCTGAAATTGAAACCTGAAAAGCAGCAGTTGATCTTACCAACTTTACAAGGATTTGATGTGGTAAAAACAGAAGATATTGTGAGGCTTCAAGCAGACGGAAACTTTACTCAGGTATTCCTTAAAGACGGTTCAAAGAAGATGGTGTGCCGGTTTCTGAAACATTTTGATGACCTTCTGGAAAATCCTTTTGTGAGGGTTCACCGTTCTCATATCATCAATACAACATTTGTTAAATCATATCATAAAAGCGGAACAGTAATGCTCTCTGACGATACAGAAATTGAGGTTTCAGGCAGCTTTAAAGATAATTTCCTGAAAGTATTTTCATAG
- a CDS encoding SIMPL domain-containing protein produces the protein MKLKHFLLIGILTLGSFVNAQEVKKNAIEVTGVAEMEVEPDEIILSIGIKADNKNDLADNEKKLFDILKNAGVKNEDIKFKSMYQNIYSKTAKFSKNYQFKASTKSSLSKIFEDLNQKWVSSLNIAEVKNTKIADFRKTVKINALKAAKEKADYLLESMGKKTGNALEIVEIEDYTSDTIMPVAYRGKASNIQLEMADAPVDFSFDNIENIKLKYSIKTKYEIL, from the coding sequence ATGAAATTGAAACATTTTTTATTAATCGGAATTTTAACCCTTGGAAGCTTTGTAAATGCCCAGGAAGTAAAGAAAAATGCAATTGAAGTAACAGGTGTTGCCGAAATGGAAGTAGAACCGGATGAAATCATCTTAAGCATCGGAATAAAAGCAGATAACAAAAATGATCTGGCAGATAATGAGAAGAAGTTATTTGATATCCTGAAAAACGCAGGTGTAAAGAACGAAGATATCAAGTTCAAATCAATGTATCAGAATATCTATTCTAAAACAGCTAAGTTTTCTAAGAACTATCAGTTTAAAGCCAGCACAAAATCAAGTCTCAGCAAAATCTTTGAAGACCTTAATCAGAAATGGGTAAGCAGCCTGAATATTGCTGAGGTGAAGAATACCAAAATTGCAGATTTCAGAAAAACAGTAAAGATCAATGCTTTGAAAGCAGCCAAAGAAAAAGCAGATTATTTATTGGAAAGTATGGGTAAAAAGACAGGAAATGCGCTTGAAATTGTAGAGATAGAAGATTACACCAGCGATACGATTATGCCCGTAGCTTACAGAGGAAAAGCAAGCAATATCCAGCTGGAAATGGCTGATGCGCCGGTAGATTTCTCTTTTGATAATATTGAAAATATCAAACTGAAATACAGTATTAAAACAAAATACGAAATCCTTTAA
- a CDS encoding lipocalin family protein has product MKTIHKIILPVSLGALGLIVFNSYSVRIPRGASAVKNFNLKKYLGRWYEIARFDYRFEKNMENVTAEYTENPDGTVQVRNKGYDYVKKVWNESIGEAKFVKDPKEARLKVSFFKPIWAGYNVIDIDEDYQYALVAGSSLKYLWILSRTTSIPESIRQRFIQKAKKIGYNTDELIWVRHNQ; this is encoded by the coding sequence ATGAAAACTATTCATAAAATTATACTTCCCGTTTCCTTAGGTGCACTGGGGCTTATCGTTTTTAATTCCTATTCTGTAAGAATTCCGAGAGGAGCATCTGCTGTAAAGAATTTTAATCTTAAAAAATATCTTGGCAGATGGTATGAAATAGCCCGTTTTGACTACAGATTCGAGAAAAATATGGAGAATGTGACGGCAGAATATACTGAGAATCCGGATGGGACTGTTCAGGTCAGAAACAAAGGCTATGATTACGTTAAAAAAGTATGGAATGAATCTATCGGTGAAGCTAAGTTTGTGAAAGATCCGAAAGAAGCCCGTCTCAAAGTTTCATTTTTTAAACCCATCTGGGCAGGTTACAACGTCATAGATATTGATGAAGACTATCAGTATGCCCTTGTTGCCGGGAGCAGTTTAAAATATCTGTGGATTCTTTCCCGTACCACCAGCATTCCGGAAAGCATACGTCAGCGTTTCATTCAGAAAGCAAAAAAGATCGGGTATAATACCGATGAACTGATCTGGGTGAGGCATAATCAATAG
- a CDS encoding vWA domain-containing protein, with protein MTTLKILALAAGTALVSSGKFPENHTVNSNTGNHLTVQKTTLIPVTSTVKDNKIQVALLLDTSNSMDGLIDQAKSRLWNIVNTLTTLKYNGKAPEIEIALYEYGNDGIRDENYIRQVTPLTQDLDLVSEKLFALRTNGGSEYCGAVIRDAAANLNWDSNDKSMKLIYIAGNEAFDQGKINYREVVSKAKNKNIYINTIFCGSREEGIQTFWQNGASLGGGKYFNIDSDRKVLYIETPYDTRISECNAKLNDTYIYYGNHGSEYRLKQIIQDKNAEMQSASNLVERAVAKSKKNAYKNDHWDLVDKAEKDAGFIATVKESELPAELKGKSKEEIQKMIVTKAAAREKIQKEIEELSKKRQTYIDSEMKKRGTGDSDDLGKAIESSILELAKKNGYSL; from the coding sequence ATGACAACGTTAAAAATCTTAGCACTTGCAGCGGGTACAGCTTTAGTAAGCTCCGGGAAATTTCCAGAAAACCATACTGTAAACAGTAATACCGGCAATCATTTAACGGTACAAAAGACGACATTGATTCCGGTAACCTCAACTGTAAAAGACAATAAAATTCAGGTTGCCCTTCTTCTGGATACCTCCAACAGTATGGACGGATTGATTGATCAGGCAAAATCCAGACTGTGGAATATTGTGAATACGCTGACGACTCTTAAATATAATGGCAAGGCTCCCGAGATTGAAATTGCCCTTTACGAATACGGCAACGACGGAATCCGTGATGAAAATTATATTCGTCAGGTCACTCCTCTTACCCAGGATCTTGATCTTGTTTCGGAAAAGCTGTTCGCCTTAAGAACCAATGGCGGCAGTGAATATTGTGGTGCTGTGATCCGTGACGCTGCTGCCAATCTGAACTGGGACAGCAATGATAAAAGTATGAAACTGATTTATATTGCAGGAAATGAAGCATTTGATCAGGGAAAAATAAATTATAGAGAGGTTGTTTCAAAAGCAAAAAATAAAAATATTTACATCAACACTATCTTTTGTGGAAGCCGGGAAGAGGGAATCCAGACGTTCTGGCAAAACGGAGCATCATTGGGAGGTGGAAAATATTTCAATATCGACAGTGACAGAAAGGTACTCTATATTGAGACCCCTTATGATACCAGAATTTCCGAATGTAATGCAAAGCTGAATGATACTTATATCTATTACGGAAATCATGGTTCAGAATACAGACTTAAGCAGATTATACAGGATAAAAATGCAGAAATGCAGTCAGCTTCCAACCTGGTGGAAAGAGCTGTTGCCAAATCCAAAAAGAATGCTTACAAAAATGATCACTGGGATCTGGTAGATAAGGCTGAAAAAGATGCCGGATTTATTGCCACAGTAAAAGAAAGTGAACTCCCCGCAGAGTTGAAAGGAAAAAGCAAAGAAGAAATTCAAAAAATGATTGTGACGAAGGCTGCAGCCCGGGAAAAAATACAGAAAGAAATAGAGGAACTTTCCAAAAAACGCCAGACTTATATTGATTCCGAAATGAAAAAAAGAGGAACAGGTGATTCTGACGATTTGGGAAAAGCTATTGAAAGTTCTATTCTTGAACTGGCAAAAAAGAATGGGTATAGTTTGTAG
- a CDS encoding polysaccharide deacetylase family protein, whose amino-acid sequence MENSKQIFQTSSKKRWKSVQWGSRVFIFLGILLLLALGLMMTLDRSPKIPFKEDYKAVITANKPYLQENKISKEYKGFRNFISEKTIHTNLDKIEKARAERYKNQNRNWAQFPGGIRSAFYVAWDPQSLMSLKRNIRHVNLVFPEWFFLDPKTGDLKTNVDPEGYKVIKRTGVAAMPMLSNNFDREFRSEGLAKALNDPQKRTHLIQNITRQCKKYHFKGINIDFEDMNLDSDENLIAFMKELSETFKKNQLLVTMDIMTDNDDYNIPRLNPYVDYFVLMAYDEYSAGSDAGPVSSQKWIEEQTGKIVKQTSPQKIILGLGAYGYDWSSNPDDNTSVTYMQAITKASASKAVIDFNDNTFNLNYSYTDSKNLTHTVFFNDAASIFNTMRFSSEYPLAGTALWRLGSEDSRVWNFYDKDLTFAGLSKLNLKALENVKGQTMVDYIGDGEVLDVLNTPHDGKIALEIDPKEKIITDENYVTYPSSYEVKKYGSAPQKELVLTFDDGPDETYTPQVLDVLSKYHVPAAFFLVGLNAEKNLPLVKRIYREGHEIGNHTFTHENVAKVSPERALLELKLTRLLIECVTGHSTILFRAPYNADSEPTTSEEIIPVALARQQNYLDIGENIDPEDWQPGIKADEIVKRVMAGIRQQRGNIILLHDAGGDTREETVKALKILIPTLQKQGYHFTNLTSILHKSRNELMPEVPKTKSYYIMQLNLVLATIIYGVSHFLVALFTIFIVLGLIRLLLMAYWAFKERKKEKKLGEFPVLESYPKVSIIVPAYNEEVNIVSSLQNLLKQTYPNFDIIMVDDGSKDSTYDKAKAAFPDHPKLKIFTKRNGGKATALNFGISQTDAEYVVCIDADTKLQQDAVKYLIARFLNSDPEEKIAAVAGNVKVGNRVNWLTKWQAIEYTTSQNFDRLAYANINAITVIPGAIGAFKRSVVIETGGYSSDTLAEDCDITVKILKAGYTVANENRAVAVTEAPETVKQFLKQRFRWTYGIMQMFWKQRQTFLNPRYKGLGLWAMPNILLFQYIIPFFSPLADVIMFFGILSGNGDKIFTYYLIFLLVDASLALIAFIMQREKLINLLYIIPQRFGYRWLMYIVLFKSLRKALKGEMQSWGFLKRTGNVKEIATS is encoded by the coding sequence GTGGAAAATTCCAAACAGATTTTTCAGACCAGCAGCAAGAAACGCTGGAAAAGTGTACAATGGGGAAGCCGTGTTTTTATCTTTCTAGGAATACTGCTTCTGCTAGCTTTGGGTCTGATGATGACACTGGACAGAAGTCCTAAAATTCCTTTTAAAGAAGACTATAAAGCTGTAATTACTGCTAATAAACCCTACCTTCAGGAAAATAAAATTTCTAAAGAATATAAAGGTTTCAGAAACTTTATTTCTGAAAAAACAATCCATACCAATCTTGATAAAATTGAGAAGGCAAGAGCAGAAAGATACAAAAACCAAAACAGAAACTGGGCTCAGTTTCCGGGCGGAATCCGCTCTGCATTTTATGTAGCATGGGATCCTCAGTCACTGATGTCTCTGAAAAGAAATATCAGACATGTGAATCTTGTTTTTCCGGAATGGTTTTTTCTTGATCCCAAAACAGGTGATCTGAAAACCAATGTAGATCCGGAAGGATATAAGGTGATCAAAAGAACAGGGGTGGCTGCCATGCCAATGCTGAGTAATAACTTCGACAGGGAATTCCGTTCAGAAGGATTGGCAAAAGCTCTTAATGATCCGCAAAAAAGAACCCATCTGATTCAAAATATTACCCGACAATGTAAAAAATATCACTTCAAGGGAATCAATATCGACTTTGAAGATATGAACCTGGATTCTGATGAAAATCTGATCGCTTTTATGAAAGAACTTTCGGAAACCTTCAAAAAGAATCAGCTGCTGGTTACTATGGATATTATGACGGATAATGATGATTACAATATTCCAAGACTGAATCCTTATGTGGATTATTTTGTGCTGATGGCTTATGATGAGTATTCTGCAGGAAGTGATGCCGGTCCGGTTTCTTCTCAGAAATGGATCGAAGAACAGACAGGTAAAATTGTAAAACAAACCTCTCCGCAAAAAATCATTCTGGGCCTTGGAGCCTATGGCTATGACTGGAGTTCCAATCCGGATGATAATACTTCTGTTACTTACATGCAGGCAATTACCAAAGCCAGTGCCAGTAAAGCGGTTATTGATTTTAATGACAATACGTTTAATTTAAATTATTCTTACACCGATTCTAAAAATCTGACCCATACCGTATTTTTCAACGATGCAGCTTCTATTTTCAATACAATGCGTTTCTCCTCAGAATATCCTTTGGCGGGAACTGCGCTTTGGAGATTAGGAAGTGAAGACAGCAGGGTGTGGAACTTCTATGATAAAGACCTTACATTTGCCGGTCTTTCAAAGCTTAATTTAAAAGCATTGGAGAATGTAAAAGGTCAGACCATGGTAGATTACATCGGTGACGGGGAAGTGCTGGATGTTCTGAATACCCCTCACGACGGAAAAATCGCGTTGGAAATTGATCCGAAAGAGAAAATTATCACAGACGAAAACTATGTTACCTATCCGAGTTCTTATGAAGTGAAGAAATACGGAAGTGCCCCTCAGAAAGAACTTGTGCTTACTTTTGATGACGGTCCGGATGAAACCTATACACCGCAGGTTTTAGATGTATTGTCCAAATATCATGTTCCGGCAGCATTCTTTCTGGTAGGATTAAATGCAGAAAAGAACCTTCCGCTTGTGAAAAGAATTTATCGGGAAGGGCATGAAATCGGAAACCATACATTTACCCATGAAAATGTGGCAAAAGTAAGTCCGGAAAGAGCTTTGCTTGAATTGAAACTGACAAGGCTGCTGATAGAGTGCGTGACAGGACACAGTACGATTCTTTTCAGAGCTCCTTACAATGCAGACTCAGAGCCTACTACTTCGGAAGAGATTATTCCGGTAGCTTTGGCAAGACAGCAGAATTATCTGGACATCGGGGAAAATATAGACCCCGAAGACTGGCAGCCCGGAATTAAAGCAGATGAAATTGTAAAACGTGTAATGGCCGGCATCAGACAGCAGAGAGGAAATATCATTCTTCTTCACGATGCAGGCGGAGATACCAGAGAAGAGACGGTAAAAGCTTTAAAGATTCTGATTCCGACTCTTCAGAAACAAGGTTATCATTTTACCAACCTTACCAGCATTTTGCACAAAAGCAGAAATGAGCTGATGCCTGAAGTTCCTAAAACGAAATCATATTACATCATGCAGCTGAATCTTGTACTGGCTACCATTATTTATGGAGTAAGTCATTTTCTCGTAGCATTATTTACTATTTTCATTGTTTTAGGTTTGATCAGACTTTTGCTGATGGCATATTGGGCATTTAAAGAAAGAAAAAAAGAAAAAAAGTTGGGAGAGTTTCCGGTTCTTGAATCCTATCCGAAAGTTTCCATTATTGTCCCTGCTTATAACGAAGAAGTGAATATTGTATCTTCCCTGCAGAATTTACTGAAACAGACGTATCCTAATTTTGATATTATTATGGTGGACGACGGAAGTAAGGATTCCACTTATGATAAAGCAAAAGCAGCATTTCCTGATCATCCGAAACTGAAAATTTTCACCAAAAGAAACGGTGGAAAAGCCACTGCTCTGAACTTCGGGATATCACAGACAGATGCGGAATATGTAGTATGTATTGATGCAGATACCAAACTGCAGCAGGATGCCGTAAAATATCTGATTGCAAGGTTTTTAAATTCAGACCCTGAAGAAAAAATAGCAGCTGTTGCAGGAAATGTGAAAGTTGGAAACAGAGTAAACTGGTTAACCAAATGGCAGGCTATAGAATATACAACAAGTCAGAATTTCGACAGACTGGCATATGCCAACATCAATGCCATTACTGTGATTCCGGGAGCCATCGGGGCATTTAAAAGATCGGTGGTTATTGAAACCGGAGGCTATTCATCTGATACCCTGGCAGAAGATTGTGATATTACTGTGAAAATCTTGAAAGCCGGATATACGGTAGCCAACGAAAACAGAGCTGTTGCTGTAACCGAAGCTCCGGAAACCGTAAAACAGTTTTTAAAACAGCGTTTCCGCTGGACATATGGTATCATGCAGATGTTCTGGAAACAGAGACAGACTTTCCTTAACCCCAGATATAAAGGATTGGGACTTTGGGCAATGCCGAATATTTTACTATTCCAATATATTATACCATTTTTCTCGCCATTGGCAGATGTGATTATGTTCTTTGGAATCCTGTCCGGAAACGGAGATAAGATATTTACCTATTATCTGATCTTCCTTTTGGTGGATGCTTCCTTAGCTTTGATTGCATTCATCATGCAGCGGGAAAAACTGATCAATCTCCTGTATATTATTCCGCAGAGATTCGGGTATAGATGGCTGATGTATATCGTATTATTTAAAAGTTTAAGAAAAGCGTTGAAAGGCGAAATGCAGTCCTGGGGATTTTTGAAAAGAACCGGAAATGTAAAAGAGATAGCAACTTCTTAG
- a CDS encoding histidine kinase, which yields MKTLTLFMIFLLVLWGNTISSQTTTNSSTAVEEVQVETKRLKKAMDTKNEPVQADSYYNIGETFFNSKNFPKSEEYYTKAKKLYEKLNDKPNIEKAARRLAQSQEKQNKITPAISNYSTAAQVSYSEKSKAVNSNDVARLSSPTPELKAEAIQNNINLSKKESEQGDLAESYSQLADVNLKQKDVSSAEENLNTAYKISKREAPQQALAINQKLADLYVENKNFEKAIEAKKKVLKEDFVKENSQEKVNQIQELADIYIKKNDPKEAVDLLKNAYGIALDKGHTLEAQRSVKKLDSLYAISGNIDASVQLYRDFLGKLPNLVSKDRSLVDNKILEDTEQRISQLEKEKELKDELIRKKNVFNYSLIGALILLTGLIIFIFITLKKVQTKNKKIALQSLRREMNPHFIFNSLNSVNHFIATNNELEANQYLTKFSKLMRGVMENSTEDFIPFQQELDLLQNYLALEKTRFADKFDYEIEVDENLNMHSLLVPGMLIQPFLENAVWHGLRYRTDKGFLKLSFEKSESHLKILIEDNGIGIEESKKQKTQHQKTREGRGMKNTLERIHLLNDLYKKEITCSVKDKENSNGVMVTIQINLK from the coding sequence ATGAAAACGCTTACACTCTTTATGATCTTTTTACTGGTGCTTTGGGGCAATACCATATCTTCCCAGACCACTACCAACAGCAGTACTGCTGTGGAAGAAGTACAGGTTGAAACAAAGAGGCTGAAAAAAGCAATGGACACTAAAAATGAACCTGTACAGGCAGATTCTTATTATAATATTGGTGAAACATTTTTTAACAGCAAAAACTTTCCGAAAAGTGAAGAATATTATACCAAAGCTAAAAAGCTGTATGAAAAACTCAATGACAAACCTAATATTGAGAAAGCAGCCCGAAGATTAGCCCAGTCACAGGAGAAACAGAATAAAATAACACCAGCCATAAGCAATTACAGCACGGCTGCACAGGTAAGTTACAGCGAAAAAAGTAAGGCTGTAAATTCTAATGATGTGGCAAGGCTTTCTTCCCCTACACCTGAATTGAAAGCAGAAGCTATTCAGAATAATATTAATCTGAGCAAAAAAGAAAGTGAGCAGGGAGATCTTGCAGAAAGCTACAGCCAGCTGGCCGATGTTAACCTGAAACAGAAAGATGTTTCCAGCGCTGAAGAAAATCTGAACACAGCCTATAAAATTTCGAAGCGAGAAGCTCCTCAGCAGGCATTGGCCATCAACCAGAAATTAGCTGACCTGTACGTGGAAAACAAAAACTTTGAAAAAGCTATTGAAGCCAAAAAGAAAGTGCTGAAAGAAGATTTCGTAAAAGAAAACTCGCAGGAAAAAGTCAATCAGATTCAGGAATTGGCAGATATCTATATTAAGAAAAATGATCCGAAGGAAGCGGTAGACCTTTTGAAAAATGCTTACGGAATTGCCCTAGACAAAGGTCATACACTGGAAGCACAAAGAAGTGTAAAAAAACTGGACAGCCTGTATGCGATTTCAGGCAATATTGATGCATCAGTCCAGCTGTACAGGGACTTTTTGGGAAAACTTCCCAATCTCGTTTCCAAAGACAGAAGCCTCGTTGATAATAAAATTCTGGAAGATACAGAACAGAGAATTTCACAGCTGGAAAAAGAAAAAGAACTCAAAGACGAACTTATCAGAAAGAAAAATGTATTTAATTACAGTCTGATTGGCGCATTGATTTTGCTCACCGGGCTCATTATTTTCATTTTCATAACATTGAAAAAAGTTCAGACGAAAAATAAGAAAATAGCTCTTCAGTCGCTGCGCAGAGAGATGAATCCTCATTTTATTTTTAACAGTTTAAATAGTGTTAATCATTTTATAGCTACCAATAATGAGCTGGAAGCCAATCAGTATCTGACCAAATTCTCTAAGCTGATGCGCGGGGTGATGGAGAACTCTACAGAAGATTTTATTCCGTTCCAGCAGGAACTTGACCTTCTTCAGAATTATCTTGCTTTAGAAAAAACACGTTTTGCCGATAAATTTGATTACGAAATTGAAGTGGATGAAAATCTGAATATGCATAGCCTTCTGGTTCCGGGAATGCTGATACAGCCGTTTCTTGAGAACGCTGTCTGGCATGGACTCCGCTACAGAACGGATAAGGGATTTTTAAAATTAAGCTTTGAGAAAAGCGAATCACATCTTAAAATCCTCATCGAAGACAACGGAATAGGAATCGAAGAAAGCAAAAAACAGAAAACCCAGCACCAGAAAACGCGGGAGGGCAGGGGAATGAAAAATACGCTGGAAAGAATTCATTTGCTGAATGATTTATACAAAAAAGAGATCACCTGCTCGGTAAAAGATAAGGAAAATAGCAACGGTGTTATGGTAACCATTCAGATCAATCTGAAGTAA
- a CDS encoding WG repeat-containing protein encodes MKSKLLILCCISVFNFSFSQMKITEREDLSKINKNWRLTKTHSGTYGISDKSGKIIVQPVYSRINKFGEYADDLALVKNIAGTYGFINRSGTEIIPAHYELDYLEKNFSVLKKKYIQ; translated from the coding sequence ATGAAATCAAAGCTTCTTATTCTTTGCTGCATAAGTGTATTCAATTTTTCTTTTTCACAGATGAAAATCACGGAAAGAGAGGATCTCAGTAAGATCAATAAAAACTGGAGACTTACAAAAACCCATTCCGGAACGTACGGAATTTCAGATAAAAGTGGAAAAATTATTGTTCAGCCAGTGTATTCCAGGATTAACAAATTTGGTGAATACGCTGATGATCTGGCACTGGTAAAAAACATAGCGGGAACCTATGGATTTATTAACCGTTCTGGTACGGAAATCATTCCTGCTCATTATGAACTGGACTATCTGGAAAAGAATTTTTCTGTATTAAAGAAAAAATACATCCAGTAG